A region from the Sandaracinus amylolyticus genome encodes:
- a CDS encoding PAS domain-containing sensor histidine kinase: MRSAEATRTTRWDPLARAAGLVALGAGVLGALGHAFDLDLLLQPFDLGRRPSIAAVACLLLLGASSLAMLGPARARLAAGIGGVALASVGALATFRSLDALLEGDRAAIAAPYMELALGTAACLAAQGASIALFAARSRARAAVAIASALTLGLALASMLAFSMSVPMLERYGVEMPLLVAIALAAHGAGMLAWAWYSDVQEHDLPMPAWSPLVAAISAGALFIVFTIAIEGDAAILQLVLVLGAAGKLGQAVHGQLKQRRADVAARHAAQDAQERAEERSAEALAEQRRLERVLDLAPVPLVLVEPSDARITFANEAADRLAAGRFAREGESTIVCTDLRGRPLPERDTPIARIARGERLEGVELAASTAAGRRELLVHGALLPAAHAEPAVAVLALQDVTQVRRAEEVTTRLGRIVDDAPIEVYAFDAASFVLLQENASALRNLGYRSAELRGAKITELWRAPSAAALEQLLEPLRTGERDHVVLETEHVRKDGTSYPVEARIRLSRTETPPVFLAIVENITARKRTEEERARLLALERRARAEADAARERLAFTADASRALVDPEDLEETLRAAARAALPRLASWSVLHLVAGDGSARRAAVATAADASAGIASAIARDVPRVVPGSPLARALGEGETDVAIDVSPERVGELLGLSSDAGADAARILGVRGIATIGLRARGRTIGALSLIETGTPSKWRADAEIALAQDYGTRAALAIDDAQLHEDAKATLRARDDFLVVASHDLQIPLSLLKMQVESMQRSTLRPGGLAPERLARSLDAVHRLATKLAVVVEDLVDPSRLTRERIGLAIERVDLAGIVCTVVARFADRLARAGSRVLLSAPVAIPGEWDAFRLEQVVGNLLSNAIKHGAGKPIEVAVEGDEDVARLRVRDRGAGITEDRRARIFSLEARAVSTRQYGGLGLGLYLVRRIVDALGGRIDVESDPGAGTTFTVTLPRHAAGQETAA; this comes from the coding sequence ATGCGCTCCGCGGAGGCGACTCGGACGACGAGGTGGGATCCCCTCGCGCGTGCGGCCGGTCTGGTCGCGCTGGGCGCGGGCGTGCTCGGGGCGCTGGGCCACGCGTTCGACCTCGACCTGCTGCTCCAGCCGTTCGATCTCGGGAGACGCCCGTCGATCGCGGCGGTCGCGTGCTTGCTGCTCCTCGGCGCGAGCAGCCTCGCGATGCTCGGTCCGGCCCGCGCGCGGCTCGCGGCGGGCATCGGCGGCGTCGCGCTCGCCAGCGTGGGCGCGCTCGCGACGTTCCGGTCGCTCGACGCGCTGCTCGAGGGCGATCGCGCCGCGATCGCCGCGCCGTACATGGAGCTCGCGCTCGGGACCGCCGCGTGCCTCGCGGCGCAGGGCGCGAGCATCGCGCTCTTCGCCGCGCGATCGCGAGCGCGCGCGGCGGTCGCGATCGCGAGCGCGCTGACGCTCGGGCTGGCGCTCGCGTCGATGCTCGCGTTCTCGATGTCGGTGCCGATGCTGGAGCGCTACGGCGTCGAGATGCCGCTGCTCGTCGCGATCGCGCTCGCGGCGCACGGCGCGGGGATGCTCGCGTGGGCGTGGTACTCGGACGTGCAGGAGCACGATCTCCCGATGCCCGCATGGAGCCCGCTCGTCGCGGCGATCTCCGCGGGCGCGCTCTTCATCGTGTTCACGATCGCGATCGAGGGCGACGCCGCGATCCTGCAGCTCGTGCTGGTGCTGGGGGCCGCGGGGAAGCTCGGACAGGCGGTCCACGGGCAGCTGAAGCAGCGCCGCGCCGACGTCGCCGCGAGGCACGCGGCGCAGGACGCGCAGGAGCGCGCGGAGGAGCGCTCCGCGGAGGCCCTCGCCGAGCAGCGGCGGCTCGAGCGCGTGCTCGATCTCGCGCCGGTCCCGCTGGTCCTCGTCGAGCCGAGCGACGCGCGCATCACGTTCGCGAACGAGGCCGCGGATCGCCTCGCCGCGGGGCGCTTCGCGCGCGAAGGCGAGAGCACGATCGTGTGCACGGACCTGCGCGGCCGCCCGCTTCCCGAGCGCGACACGCCGATCGCGCGCATCGCACGCGGCGAGCGGCTCGAGGGCGTGGAGCTCGCCGCGAGCACGGCCGCGGGGCGGCGCGAGCTCCTCGTGCACGGCGCGCTGCTGCCGGCCGCGCACGCCGAGCCCGCCGTCGCGGTGCTCGCGCTGCAGGACGTGACGCAGGTGCGGCGCGCCGAGGAGGTCACGACGCGGCTCGGCCGGATCGTCGATGACGCGCCGATCGAGGTCTACGCGTTCGACGCCGCGAGCTTCGTGCTGTTGCAGGAGAACGCGAGCGCGCTGCGGAACCTCGGGTACCGCAGCGCGGAGCTGCGGGGCGCGAAGATCACCGAGCTTTGGCGCGCGCCGAGCGCCGCCGCGCTCGAGCAGCTCCTCGAGCCGCTGCGCACGGGCGAGCGCGATCACGTGGTGCTCGAGACCGAGCACGTGCGAAAGGACGGCACGAGCTACCCGGTCGAGGCGCGCATCCGGCTCTCGCGGACCGAGACGCCGCCGGTGTTCCTCGCGATCGTGGAGAACATCACCGCGCGCAAGCGCACCGAGGAAGAGCGCGCGCGCCTGCTCGCGCTCGAGCGCCGCGCGCGCGCGGAGGCCGACGCAGCGCGCGAGCGACTCGCGTTCACCGCCGACGCGAGCCGCGCGCTCGTCGATCCCGAGGATCTCGAGGAGACGCTCCGCGCCGCCGCGCGCGCCGCGCTGCCGCGGCTCGCGTCGTGGAGCGTGCTGCACCTCGTCGCGGGTGACGGATCGGCACGGCGCGCCGCGGTCGCGACCGCCGCGGACGCGTCGGCGGGGATCGCGAGCGCGATCGCGCGCGACGTGCCGCGCGTCGTGCCGGGATCGCCGCTCGCTCGCGCGCTCGGCGAGGGCGAGACGGACGTCGCGATCGACGTCTCGCCGGAGCGCGTCGGTGAGCTGCTCGGGCTCTCGAGCGACGCCGGGGCCGATGCGGCGCGCATCCTCGGCGTGCGCGGGATCGCGACGATCGGGCTGCGCGCCCGCGGCAGGACGATCGGCGCGCTCTCGCTGATCGAGACCGGCACGCCGTCGAAGTGGCGCGCCGACGCGGAGATCGCGCTCGCGCAGGACTACGGCACGCGCGCCGCGCTCGCGATCGACGACGCGCAGCTGCACGAGGACGCGAAGGCCACGCTGCGCGCGCGCGACGACTTCCTCGTGGTCGCGTCGCACGATCTCCAGATCCCGCTCAGCCTGCTCAAGATGCAGGTCGAGAGCATGCAGCGATCGACGCTGCGCCCCGGCGGTCTCGCGCCGGAGCGGCTCGCGCGCTCGCTCGACGCGGTGCATCGCCTCGCGACGAAGCTCGCCGTGGTCGTCGAGGATCTCGTCGATCCCTCGCGCCTCACGCGAGAGCGCATCGGGCTCGCGATCGAGCGGGTCGATCTCGCGGGGATCGTGTGCACCGTGGTCGCGCGCTTCGCGGATCGACTCGCGCGCGCCGGCTCGCGCGTGCTGCTCTCGGCGCCGGTCGCGATCCCGGGCGAGTGGGACGCGTTCCGCCTCGAGCAGGTCGTGGGCAACCTGCTCTCGAACGCGATCAAGCACGGCGCGGGCAAGCCGATCGAGGTCGCGGTCGAAGGCGACGAGGACGTCGCGCGGCTCCGGGTGCGCGACCGAGGTGCGGGCATCACCGAGGATCGCCGCGCGCGCATCTTCTCGCTCGAGGCGCGCGCCGTCTCGACGCGGCAGTACGGTGGCCTCGGCCTCGGGCTCTACCTCGTGCGCCGCATCGTCGACGCGCTCGGCGGACGCATCGACGTCGAGAGCGATCCCGGCGCGGGCACGACCTTCACCGTCACGCTGCCTCGCCACGCCGCAGGTCAGGAAACGGCGGCGTGA
- a CDS encoding response regulator — protein sequence MSADVESSDAPILVVEDDADVRDTMVQVLESEGHAVRGARDGREALDALRAGLRPRLILLDLMMPVMNGWQFREEMEREPALASIPVVLVSALDPGTERTASIAAAGFLHKPFELDELLDAVQRAIAHPA from the coding sequence GTGAGCGCGGACGTCGAGAGCAGCGACGCGCCGATCCTCGTCGTCGAGGACGACGCCGACGTGCGCGACACGATGGTGCAGGTGCTCGAGAGCGAGGGTCACGCGGTGCGCGGCGCGCGCGACGGGCGAGAGGCGCTCGACGCGCTGCGCGCCGGCCTCCGCCCGCGCCTCATCCTGCTCGATCTGATGATGCCCGTGATGAACGGCTGGCAGTTCCGCGAGGAGATGGAGCGCGAGCCGGCGCTCGCGTCGATCCCCGTCGTGCTCGTGTCCGCGCTCGATCCCGGCACCGAGCGCACGGCATCGATCGCGGCGGCGGGGTTCCTGCACAAGCCGTTCGAGCTCGACGAGCTGCTCGACGCGGTCCAGCGCGCGATCGCGCACCCCGCGTGA
- a CDS encoding TIGR03960 family B12-binding radical SAM protein, whose protein sequence is MSPPREHPYASFLDRVQKPSRYVGGEHGEVRKDWSAVSARLCLAFPDVYDIGMSHLGFKILYGIVNEHPKLLAERCYAPWSDMEAELRAHGQPLRSLESARSLRDFDVVGFSLQFELTFTNILLMLELGGIPLRAADRGEDDPLVIVGGPVATHCEPLAPFVDVAVIGDGEEKTPEIMLTWTALKAAGVPRRERLRELVRVSTKTGGGLYVPALYETEIEPETGVRVVSKPSDPTLPFPVKRAMVANLNDYPFPSGGPVSATESVFDRVSVEIARGCTEGCRFCQAGMIYRPVRERDPESILDTITRAVKDGGYDEASLTSLSTADYSAIHPLVKAVMKKFEAEKVALSVSSLRAYGLDEDLLDEIKKVRATGLTFAPEAGSQRMRDVVNKNITEEQLMTTAERVFARGWSKMKLYFMIGLPTEEEEDVRGIVQTGARARDVGRKVQRGRGPDVTVSVSIHVPKPHTPFQWCAMDAKDLVEVKQSWLREEARAGGVKLKTHDSEGSWLEGVIARGDRTLGDVIETAYRHGARFDSWEERLDLGAWQRAFEQHGIEPARFLGTIPVTARLPWDHLDVGLEDGFLLREYRKALSNRLSPPCGKVAGAFVHHTNLVDAEADRKRLVCYDCGVACDLGQMREERLVFLRKLGADERPAPREARDPGAPKVLPKHMRPPPKQVQGAPMRVRLAYRKVGLAAYRGHLDLVRVLPRILRRVEMPLWYTEGFHPRPDMVFGPALSLGIASLAEYVDLKLDGDVAFSLDGLVERLNAVSEAGLEFLAVRALGGQDAGINKVIDEAEYVAAIPHAWLAERGLSDLDALRARTDTARAGSLVVRRIIEGIGKDVDVAKYLLELAIGAGADALEAAGLGGALVPLRMRISMTGQGTAKASEVIEAVLGEKDVPHRLVRVGLFAMRDGRRADPTDLDAVRVKRTIQAHDVASEVVEAGGDAE, encoded by the coding sequence ATGAGCCCTCCCCGCGAGCATCCCTACGCTTCGTTCCTCGACCGCGTGCAGAAGCCGTCGCGCTACGTCGGCGGCGAGCACGGCGAGGTGCGGAAGGACTGGAGCGCGGTCAGCGCGCGCCTCTGTCTCGCGTTCCCCGACGTCTACGACATCGGGATGAGCCACCTCGGCTTCAAGATCCTCTACGGGATCGTCAACGAGCACCCGAAGCTGCTCGCCGAGCGCTGCTACGCGCCGTGGAGCGACATGGAGGCGGAGCTGCGCGCGCACGGTCAGCCGCTGCGCTCGCTCGAGAGCGCGCGCTCGCTGCGCGACTTCGACGTCGTCGGCTTCTCGCTGCAGTTCGAGCTCACGTTCACGAACATCCTGCTGATGCTCGAGCTCGGCGGGATCCCGCTGCGCGCGGCGGATCGCGGCGAGGACGATCCGCTGGTGATCGTCGGCGGTCCGGTCGCGACGCACTGCGAGCCGCTCGCGCCCTTCGTCGACGTCGCGGTCATCGGCGACGGCGAGGAGAAGACGCCCGAGATCATGCTCACGTGGACCGCGCTCAAGGCCGCGGGCGTGCCGCGCCGCGAGCGGCTGCGCGAGCTCGTGCGCGTGAGCACGAAGACGGGCGGTGGGCTCTACGTGCCCGCGCTCTACGAGACCGAGATCGAGCCCGAGACCGGCGTGCGCGTCGTGTCGAAGCCGAGCGATCCGACGCTGCCCTTCCCCGTGAAGCGCGCGATGGTCGCGAACCTCAACGACTATCCGTTCCCGTCGGGCGGCCCGGTCAGCGCGACGGAGAGCGTGTTCGATCGCGTCTCGGTCGAGATCGCGCGCGGATGCACCGAGGGATGTCGCTTCTGCCAGGCGGGCATGATCTACCGCCCGGTTCGCGAGCGCGACCCCGAGTCGATCCTCGACACCATCACGCGCGCGGTGAAGGACGGCGGCTACGACGAGGCGTCGCTCACGTCGCTGTCGACCGCGGACTACAGCGCGATCCACCCGCTCGTCAAAGCGGTGATGAAGAAGTTCGAGGCGGAGAAGGTCGCGCTCTCCGTCTCGTCGCTGCGCGCGTACGGGCTCGACGAGGATCTGCTCGACGAGATCAAGAAGGTGCGCGCCACCGGCCTCACGTTCGCGCCCGAAGCGGGCTCGCAGCGCATGCGCGACGTGGTGAACAAGAACATCACGGAAGAGCAGCTGATGACGACCGCCGAGCGCGTGTTCGCGCGCGGTTGGTCGAAGATGAAGCTCTACTTCATGATCGGTCTGCCGACCGAAGAAGAAGAGGACGTGCGCGGCATCGTGCAGACCGGTGCACGCGCGCGCGACGTCGGTCGCAAGGTGCAGCGCGGACGCGGGCCCGACGTGACGGTCTCGGTGTCGATCCACGTCCCGAAGCCGCACACGCCGTTCCAGTGGTGCGCGATGGATGCGAAGGACCTCGTCGAGGTGAAGCAGTCCTGGCTGCGCGAGGAAGCGCGCGCGGGCGGCGTGAAGCTCAAGACGCACGACTCGGAGGGCAGCTGGCTCGAGGGCGTCATCGCGCGCGGTGATCGCACGCTCGGCGACGTGATCGAGACCGCGTACCGCCACGGCGCGCGCTTCGACTCGTGGGAGGAGCGCCTCGATCTCGGCGCGTGGCAGCGCGCGTTCGAGCAGCACGGGATCGAGCCGGCGCGCTTCCTCGGGACGATCCCGGTGACGGCGCGCCTGCCGTGGGATCACCTCGACGTCGGGCTCGAGGACGGGTTCTTGCTGCGCGAGTACCGCAAGGCGCTCTCGAACCGGCTGAGCCCGCCGTGCGGCAAGGTCGCGGGCGCGTTCGTGCACCACACGAACCTCGTCGACGCGGAGGCCGACCGGAAGCGACTCGTCTGTTACGACTGCGGCGTCGCGTGCGACCTCGGGCAGATGCGCGAGGAGCGCCTCGTCTTCCTGCGCAAGCTCGGCGCGGACGAGCGTCCCGCGCCGCGCGAGGCGCGCGATCCCGGCGCGCCGAAGGTGCTGCCGAAGCACATGCGTCCGCCGCCGAAGCAGGTGCAGGGCGCGCCGATGCGCGTGCGTCTCGCGTATCGCAAGGTCGGGCTCGCGGCGTACCGCGGGCACCTCGACCTGGTGCGCGTGCTGCCGCGCATCCTGCGCCGCGTGGAGATGCCGCTCTGGTACACGGAGGGCTTCCATCCGCGGCCCGACATGGTGTTCGGCCCCGCGCTCTCGCTCGGCATCGCGAGCCTCGCGGAGTACGTGGACCTGAAGCTCGACGGCGACGTCGCGTTCTCGCTCGACGGGCTCGTCGAGCGGCTCAACGCGGTCAGCGAGGCGGGCCTCGAGTTCCTCGCCGTGCGCGCGCTCGGCGGACAGGACGCGGGCATCAACAAGGTGATCGACGAGGCCGAGTACGTCGCCGCGATCCCGCACGCATGGCTCGCGGAGCGCGGCCTGTCGGACCTCGATGCGCTGCGCGCGCGGACCGACACGGCGCGCGCCGGATCGCTCGTCGTGCGGCGGATCATCGAGGGCATCGGCAAGGACGTCGACGTCGCGAAGTACCTCCTCGAGCTCGCGATCGGCGCAGGCGCCGACGCGCTCGAAGCGGCGGGCCTCGGCGGTGCGCTCGTGCCGCTGCGGATGCGCATCTCGATGACGGGCCAGGGCACCGCGAAGGCGAGCGAGGTGATCGAGGCCGTGCTCGGCGAGAAGGACGTGCCCCATCGGCTCGTGCGCGTGGGCTTGTTCGCGATGCGCGACGGGCGACGCGCGGATCCGACGGACCTCGACGCGGTGCGCGTGAAGCGCACCATCCAGGCGCATGACGTGGCGAGCGAGGTCGTGGAAGCTGGCGGCGACGCCGAGTGA
- a CDS encoding endonuclease V, with protein MIACVDVDYRDHEAIAACVVADEWTSSTTREEHVVRIDEVAPYEPGKFYLRELPCLRAVLARVTVPIEVVIVDGQVWLDEDRPGLGARLYEALGGTIPVVGVAKTEYRGATRAIEVCRGESKSPLYVSAIGIDATDAAAKVRAMHGAYRMPTLLARVDRVARDA; from the coding sequence GTGATCGCGTGTGTCGACGTCGACTATCGCGATCACGAGGCCATCGCGGCGTGCGTGGTCGCGGACGAGTGGACGTCCTCGACCACGCGCGAGGAGCACGTGGTGCGCATCGACGAGGTCGCGCCGTACGAGCCGGGCAAGTTCTACCTGCGCGAGCTGCCGTGCCTGCGCGCGGTGCTCGCGCGCGTGACGGTGCCGATCGAGGTGGTCATCGTCGACGGGCAGGTGTGGCTCGACGAGGATCGGCCAGGGCTCGGCGCGCGCTTGTACGAGGCGCTCGGCGGCACGATCCCGGTCGTCGGCGTCGCGAAGACCGAGTACCGCGGGGCGACGCGCGCGATCGAGGTGTGCCGCGGCGAGAGCAAGAGCCCGCTCTACGTGAGCGCGATCGGCATCGACGCGACCGATGCCGCGGCGAAGGTGCGCGCGATGCACGGCGCGTATCGGATGCCGACGTTGCTCGCGCGCGTGGACCGCGTCGCGCGCGACGCGTGA
- a CDS encoding GNAT family N-acetyltransferase, with product MSASITIRCATDDDLARIQEIVREADARFASSPHPELADGSTIPPDVASRATSEQRLLVAELGGVVAGLVYLGRIEGELCIGQVSVALDAGRVGVGSALVRAVIDAARRRGEPSIVLNTQRDVPWNAPFFARHGFEVIPRDAWGPGLVRVSDAQSADGLDWATRVHMRLVLAPGASASARRSS from the coding sequence GTGAGCGCGTCGATCACGATCCGATGTGCGACGGATGACGATCTCGCTCGCATCCAGGAGATCGTGCGCGAGGCCGACGCGCGCTTCGCGTCATCGCCGCACCCCGAGCTCGCCGACGGATCGACGATCCCGCCCGACGTGGCATCGCGCGCGACGAGCGAGCAGCGCCTCCTCGTCGCGGAGCTGGGCGGGGTCGTCGCGGGGCTCGTCTACCTCGGGCGCATCGAGGGCGAGCTGTGCATCGGCCAGGTGAGCGTCGCGCTCGACGCGGGACGTGTCGGCGTCGGGTCGGCGCTCGTGCGCGCGGTGATCGATGCTGCACGCCGGCGCGGTGAGCCGTCGATCGTCCTCAACACCCAGCGTGACGTGCCGTGGAACGCGCCGTTCTTCGCGCGGCACGGCTTCGAGGTGATCCCGCGCGACGCGTGGGGCCCGGGGCTCGTGCGCGTGAGCGACGCACAGTCCGCGGACGGCCTCGACTGGGCGACGCGCGTGCACATGCGGCTCGTGCTCGCGCCTGGTGCGAGTGCCTCGGCGCGACGTTCGTCCTAG
- a CDS encoding M28 family metallopeptidase: MEGVAFGHADYDVWGSRAAVSSGATRHSRRCAVRNRTGHTEPVKRAVIAAIVFAAASTATVHPASPSLAAGAAVAEDPRRVRVSHASSMRELVDELCSDRCAGRAAGTEGGRIARGVVIDALRTVGLDPFEQAVPKARGANVLATIPGEIDRYVMVAAHYDHLGTVGRHVYRGADDNAASVAILVDVARRLAAARPMGRGVIIAAFDAEEPPYFLTAAMGSEHFARHPTVPLERIDMMVCLELVGHALGDAHRPSEVRRTMFLLGAERSEGTLTHVHALARTEPGLIIRPADAEVIPRLSDYAAFWERERPFVLLTGGRSRHYHTPDDLPQYLDFARMQATAAWIERFVREQCARHEAPFVFRDRRDDATTLDSIGDLLTPLATVSDVAAMGAQMARSLRARVRRDGALPHDARGQLEQLVAGIESSFA, encoded by the coding sequence GTGGAGGGTGTCGCCTTCGGGCACGCGGACTACGACGTGTGGGGCTCGCGAGCCGCGGTTTCAAGCGGGGCGACGCGCCACTCTCGACGATGCGCTGTCAGGAATCGGACGGGGCACACCGAGCCCGTGAAGCGCGCCGTCATCGCAGCGATCGTGTTCGCCGCGGCCTCGACGGCCACGGTGCATCCGGCGTCGCCCTCGCTGGCCGCCGGGGCCGCCGTCGCGGAGGATCCGCGTCGCGTGCGAGTGAGCCATGCTTCGTCGATGCGCGAACTCGTGGACGAGCTGTGCTCCGATCGCTGCGCCGGGCGCGCGGCCGGGACCGAGGGTGGCCGCATCGCGCGCGGCGTCGTGATCGACGCGCTGCGCACGGTCGGGCTCGACCCGTTCGAACAGGCAGTTCCCAAGGCGCGCGGCGCGAACGTGCTCGCGACGATCCCGGGCGAGATCGATCGCTACGTGATGGTCGCCGCGCACTACGACCACCTCGGCACGGTGGGTCGACACGTCTATCGCGGCGCCGACGACAACGCGGCGTCGGTCGCGATTCTGGTCGACGTCGCGCGCCGGCTCGCCGCGGCTCGCCCGATGGGCCGCGGCGTCATCATCGCGGCGTTCGACGCGGAGGAGCCGCCGTACTTCCTGACCGCGGCGATGGGCTCCGAGCACTTCGCGCGGCACCCGACGGTGCCGCTCGAGCGCATCGACATGATGGTGTGCCTCGAGCTCGTCGGACACGCGCTCGGCGACGCGCACCGTCCCAGCGAGGTGCGCCGCACGATGTTCCTGCTCGGCGCGGAGCGCAGCGAGGGCACGCTGACGCACGTGCACGCGCTCGCGCGCACCGAGCCTGGTCTGATCATCCGGCCGGCCGATGCCGAGGTCATCCCGCGCCTCAGCGACTACGCGGCGTTCTGGGAGCGCGAGCGTCCCTTCGTGCTGCTCACCGGCGGTCGCTCGCGCCACTACCACACGCCCGACGATCTCCCGCAATACCTCGATTTCGCGCGCATGCAGGCGACTGCGGCGTGGATCGAGCGCTTCGTGCGCGAGCAGTGCGCGCGGCACGAAGCGCCCTTCGTGTTCCGCGATCGACGGGACGACGCGACGACGCTCGACTCGATCGGCGATCTCCTCACGCCGCTCGCGACCGTGTCCGACGTCGCGGCGATGGGCGCGCAGATGGCGCGCTCGCTGCGCGCGCGGGTGCGACGTGATGGAGCGCTTCCGCACGACGCGCGCGGCCAGCTCGAGCAGCTCGTCGCGGGCATCGAGAGCTCGTTCGCGTGA
- a CDS encoding Fpg/Nei family DNA glycosylase, producing MPEGDTLHRTALRLRPLLAGRLVRALDLPRRGERVTSVIGKRVESVEARGKNLLISFDDGLVLHTHMKMNGVWRGYGPGERVPGVSGNVVVVLEVDGAIAMCWSAPIVRLIRASDVDRDPHLAGLGPDPIATSFDPDEAMRRLRALDHAPLGVALMDQRAIAGIGNVWKSELLFEHRLDPFAPVARFGDDELRALLATAERRMRGGFARGTRPQRVYGRQGEPCPRCAHAITMERQGDMRRSTYWCARCQPPRVEAPA from the coding sequence GTGCCCGAAGGCGACACCCTCCACCGCACCGCGCTCCGGCTGCGCCCGCTCCTCGCGGGACGGCTCGTGCGCGCGCTCGATCTCCCGCGTCGCGGGGAGCGCGTGACGTCGGTGATCGGCAAGCGCGTGGAGTCGGTCGAAGCGCGCGGGAAGAACCTGCTGATCAGCTTCGACGACGGGCTCGTCCTGCACACGCACATGAAGATGAACGGCGTGTGGCGCGGCTACGGGCCGGGCGAGCGCGTGCCCGGCGTCTCCGGGAACGTCGTCGTCGTGCTCGAGGTCGACGGCGCGATCGCGATGTGCTGGAGCGCGCCGATCGTGCGGCTCATCCGCGCGAGCGACGTCGATCGCGATCCGCACCTCGCAGGGCTCGGTCCCGATCCGATCGCGACGAGCTTCGATCCCGACGAGGCGATGCGACGGCTGCGTGCGCTCGATCACGCGCCGCTCGGCGTGGCGCTCATGGATCAGCGAGCGATCGCGGGGATCGGCAACGTGTGGAAGAGCGAGCTGCTCTTCGAGCATCGGCTCGATCCGTTCGCGCCGGTCGCGCGTTTCGGCGACGACGAGCTGCGCGCGCTCCTGGCGACGGCCGAGCGCCGCATGCGCGGTGGGTTCGCGCGCGGCACGCGCCCGCAGCGCGTGTACGGGCGCCAGGGCGAGCCCTGCCCGCGGTGCGCGCACGCGATCACGATGGAGCGCCAGGGCGACATGCGCCGCTCGACGTACTGGTGCGCGCGCTGTCAGCCTCCGCGCGTCGAGGCCCCCGCTTGA